One region of Brassica napus cultivar Da-Ae chromosome A10, Da-Ae, whole genome shotgun sequence genomic DNA includes:
- the LOC106422957 gene encoding uncharacterized protein LOC106422957 gives MGETTKGDATKPSPNQISSPKDSSLDHQTPTPSPIHHHHQSFHPSPIFISTVSSPGAPIIPKRPRFISSSGLSPPQWKALPSPSTLPTAATFPSLPSPSTAVVAASSTETAASSPLEQEGINTEKQQLETESFQHKFRKGKYVSPVWKPHEMLWLAKAWRVQYQKQETGPGSGSGSGEGRGKTRAEKDREVAEFLNRNGVNRDSKIAGTKWDNMLGEFRKVNEWEKGGDREKYGKSYFRLSPYERKQHRLPASFDEEVYQELALFMGPRARALSIKRSSGGAPADVTLTPPPAETFPPILHPPFMTSRDDDVDNNRITSIGRGKRLALSIAGDDHPQYPYTHNIGRGSGLFSNRSYFNPSFETIPSSSSSLKDLRRIGKIRLTWEESVNLWAEEGEVDYGRIRVSGSSFLNADELTYLDDSMVACTMESFEDGPLRGFSLDKFISGQHLKVFGRQKSTSSSAPSPSVNMANSIDRAQLPLAVPINKSISTLEFQDPSEHYLSSLRVPAANPPSLFELGRYLQEPPPENLRFPIRRDVYKDLPPGKELFFSTSTTELLDCRAVTYDIISPVMFRLSPNSVISSKDSLIPLWDDCVNRMVSKFCDMVVLRKPDSSSFVENVQDQWPNVVGFVKGFGLWRGEEVEKVREGAAVPSSQLVKKILWSYDDLPYILGYHAIGFTVTFCALSRSSQDRVVCTDLYSFDVSSPSDRIKALVPCYRLASLLHLLADRCTMRHLCYNDFERISHRDFVTEITPNTVTKYYSSKRKWSVVKGIYDFLDQRVPHAEHLNSAREKELSLSFKPRGVRVKPCNVDQLIESLMCVTRALVALHDLSFMHRDMRWENVMRSAEMTTTTSDAEWFVCGFDEAAESPQLNPHRSMDEEEEEENGRQAPEMERGLHAVKVDVWGVGYMIKTCGLTNVPKMLRELQGKCLEPNQENRPTAADCFHHLLQVQSASSSSY, from the exons ATGGGTGAGACAACAAAAGGAGATGCTACAAAACCATCACCAAATCAAATCTCCTCGCCTAAAGATTCTTCACTTGATCACCAAACTCCAACCCCATCACCCATCCACCACCATCACCAATCTTTCCACCCTTCTCCGATCTTCATCTCCACCGTCTCTTCTCCGGGAGCTCCGATCATCCCCAAACGACCACGTTTCATCTCTTCCAGTGGTCTTTCTCCACCTCAATGGAAAGCCTTGCCGTCACCTTCCACCTTACCAACTGCTGCCACATTCCCTTCATTACCGTCCCCTTCCACTGCCGTTGTAGCCGCCTCTTCCACTGAAACCGCCGCATCTTCACCGCTGGAACAAGAAGGTATTAACACCGAGAAACAACAACTCGAAACGGAGTCGTTTCAACATAAATTCAGAAAAGGGAAATACGTGAGCCCTGTATGGAAACCACACGAGATGCTATGGCTAGCAAAAGCTTGGAGAGTCCAGTACCAAAAACAAGAAACCGGGCCTGGTTCCGGATCCGGGTCTGGCGAGGGAAGAGGGAAAACACGGGCTGAGAAAGACAGGGAAGTAGCTGAGTTCCTTAACCGGAACGGTGTAAACCGGGATTCAAAAATCGCCGGTACGAAATGGGACAACATGCTTGGTGAGTTTAGGAAAGTGAACGAGTGGGAGAAAGGAGGAGATAGAGAGAAATATGGTAAGAGTTACTTCAGGCTCTCTCCTTACGAGAGGAAACAACATCGACTTCCCGCTTCTTTCGACGAAGAAGTGTACCAAGAACTTGCTCTTTTCATGGGTCCACGTGCCAGAGCTCTGTCTATTAAACGTAGTAGTGGCGGAGCTCCGGCTGACGTTACCTTAACACCTCCTCCTGCTGAGACGTTTCCTCCTATTCTTCATCCACCGTTCATGACTTCAAGAGACGATGATGTTGATAATAACCGTATCACTTCGATCG gAAGAGGGAAGAGACTAGCATTATCAATAGCTGGGGATGATCATCCTCAATATCCGTATACACACAACATTGGTAGAGGGTCAGGTTTATTCTCTAATAGGTCATACTTCAATCCTTCTTTTGAGACGattccttcttcctcttcatctttaAAAGATCTTCGTCGTATTGGGAAAATACGGTTAACCTGGGAGGAATCGGTTAACTTGTGGGCTGAAGAAGGAGAGGTTGATTATGGGAGAATTAGGGTTAGTGGGTCGAGTTTCTTGAATGCAGACGAGCTCACCTACTTGGATGATTCCATGGTGGCTTGTACAATGGAATCTTTTGAAGATGGACCTCTTAGAGGATTCTCTTTGGATAAATTCATTTCTGGTCAACATCTTAAAGTCTTTGGAAGACAAAAGTCAACATCATCATCTGCTCCTTCACCTTCAG TTAATATGGCAAATTCGATTGATCGAGCTCAGCTTCCACTCGCAGTGCCAATTAACAAAT CAATATCAACATTGGAGTTCCAAGACCCATCAGAGCATTACTTGAGTAGCTTGCGGGTCCCGGCGGCAAATCCTCCGAGCTTATTTGAGCTAGGACGGTACCTTCAAGAACCGCCGCCAGAAAATCTCCGGTTTCCTATCCGGCGAGACGTCTACAAAGACTTGCCGCCGGGGAAAGAGCTCTTCTTCTCCACTTCCACAACGGAGCTTCTAGATTGTAGAGCAGTCACATATGATATCATCAGCCCCGTAATGTTCCGCTTAAGCCCTAATTCCGTCATCTCCAGCAAAGACTCGCTGATCCCTCTTTGGGACGACTGCGTTAACCGGATGGTTTCAAAGTTTTGCGATATGGTGGTTTTGCGCAAACCGGATTCGTCTTCTTTTGTTGAAAACGTTCAAGATCAGTGGCCAAACGTTGTGGGATTCGTAAAAGGATTCGGATTATGGAGAGGAGAAGAGGTCGAGAAGGTACGCGAAGGTGCAGCTGTTCCTTCTTCTCAATTGGTCAAAAAGATTCTTTGGTCGTACGACGATCTTCCTTACATTCTTGGTTACCACGCAATAGGGTTCACCGTAACCTTCTGCGCTTTGAGCCGTTCTTCGCAAGACCGAGTGGTCTGCACTGATCTTTATTCATTCGACGTCTCTTCACCGTCGGACAGAATCAAGGCCTTGGTTCCTTGTTACCGTCTCGCTTCTCTTTTACATTTGCTTGCAGATCGGTGCACTATGAGGCATTTATGTTACAACGACTTCGAGAGAATTAGTCATAGAGATTTCGTAACCGAGATAACCCCTAACACGGTGACTAAGTATTACTCAAGCAAGAGAAAATGGAGTGTAGTGAAAGGAATCTACGATTTTCTCGACCAAAGAGTTCCACACGCGGAGCATTTGAATAGTGCAAGAGAGAAGGAACTATCACTGAGTTTTAAGCCACGTGGTGTAAGAGTCAAACCATGTAATGTTGATCAGCTTATCGAGTCTCTGATGTGTGTGACGAGAGCTCTTGTTGCGCTTCATGACCTTTCGTTCATGCATCGTGACATGAGATGGGAAAATGTCATGAGAAGCGCGGAAATGACGACAACCACATCGGACGCGGAATGGTTCGTTTGCGGGTTTGACGAAGCGGCTGAGTCCCCGCAGCTTAACCCGCACCGGTCTATGgacgaggaagaggaggaggagaatgGGAGGCAAGCTCCGGAGATGGAGAGAGGGTTGCATGCGGTGAAAGTGGATGTATGGGGAGTGGGTTATATGATAAAGACTTGTGGATTGACTAATGTGCCAAAGATGTTGAGAGAACTTCAAGGGAAGTGTTTGGAGCCGAACCAGGAGAACCGACCAACCGCAGCCGATTGCTTCCACCACCTGCTTCAGGTTCAGTCTGCCAGTTCATCCTCGTATTAG
- the LOC111201546 gene encoding zyxin-like: protein MLLLVGILPRMTRSVSRRGEELLKAQRSSLSLASASPTPRSLPPVRTRRSNVSESACVSVTNSPHVLPSKPEPPYLFPVEKIKPLLETFPPPDPPPPDPPFKTPSPPEPPDPPLKAPSPMCPLEPVDPPDVLFLNAPLRFCDTSSGPSLQALFQISTVKLPCRIATKSGGGAGAHVSASDTLLAYGLLSPVLYRSIFGCVDSSLFSSCFDLPITPPLCSSLTGSIPGVGVMFVYLSFWWQVEEKLIFIFNLDVAGYNFPLIPRLNQSSFLILPPIWSELDEQALLVLQGSSSHRMLFSAYGAVCVVLWVTLDAIFEVAYDVVVIRSHMVSFCDLCSHSYLLCYCCCCLFGCQ, encoded by the exons ATGCTTCTCCTCGTTGGGATTCTACCTAGGATGACCCGAAGCGTTTCTCGGAGAGGTGAAGAACTATTGAAAGCTCAAAGGTCGAGCCTTTCACTTGCCTCTGCCTCTCCCACGCCTAGGTCGTTGCCTCCGGTGAGAACTCGTCGTTCCAATGTCTCAGAGTCTGCTTGCGTTTCAGTGACAAATAGCCCTCATGTACTACCCTCGAAGCCAGAACCTCCATATCTGTTTCCGGTGGAAAAGATAAAACCGCTGCTTGAAACCTTCCCTCCGCCAGATCCGCCTCCACCAGATCCGCCGTTTAAAACTCCCTCTCCGCCAGAACCACCAGACCCTCCTCTTAAAGCTCCTTCTCCTATGTGCCCTCTGGAACCTGTAGATCCTCCGGACGTTTTATTTCTCAACGCTCCTCTGCGTTTCTGCGACACCTCCTCCGGACCATCTCTTCAAGCTTTATTTCAGATTTCAACTGTAAAGCTTCCATGTAGGATAGCGACAAAGAGTGGAGGTGGTGCTGGTGCTCATGTGTCGGCAAGTGACACTTTATTGGCCTACGGGCTTCTCTCTCCTGTGTTATACAGGTCTATATTTGGATGTGTTGACAGTTCTTTATTCAGTTCTTGTTTCGACCTTCCTATCACTCCTCCTT TATGCAGTTCTCTTACGGGTTCTATTCCGGGTGTTGGTGTTATGTTCGTGTATCTCTCTTTTTGGTGGCAGGTAGAAGAGAAACTCATCTTCATATTTAATTTGGATGTGGCGGGTTATAATTTCCCGCTTATCCCTCGTTTGAATCAGTCTTCTTTCCTAATACTTCCTCCTATATGGAGTGAATTGGATGAACAAGCTTTGTTGGTATTGCAAGGATCTTCCTCCCATCGAATGCTCTTCTCTGCATATGGTGCAGTGTGTGTGGTCTTATGGGTTACACTAGATGCGATCTTTGAAGTAGCTTATGACGTTGTTGTGATACGATCTCATATGGtttctttttgtgatttgtgtAGTCATTCTTATCTTTtatgttattgttgttgttgtttgtttggATGTCAATAG